CTGGTCTTTCTTAATCGGGACAGTAGcattctcttctcttctgaTTGGGTGGTTTGTCTTTGCTGTATACTGCTCAAAAGGTTTGGTGCGCTGATTAATTTATAACATTACGGCTGAACCCTGTGAGTTGTTGAAGTAATCTGTTCGTGGCCATTTTCATTCTCATGATTATTCAGTTGAATTGAAACTCATTGAAAGAATTCACCTGCTACATCTGGATTATAGGGCCCAAACCAAAGGTGAGGCCACATCACCATTGTCAACTCCTATCTGTCGATGGTGCGAATGATCTATTGGTTGAGAATGATTCTCTGGTTTAGCACCCGGTTGTGCGCATAGAACGTGTTGCTCTAGATGCGCACGCTGTTGGACTTAGGCATGGTGAGGTGATGAGACTAGATCAGGTTTTGTCTCGTAATTTACGCTGGGTCCAATAgtccgtttttcttttttctctctctattcTTCCCAACCTGTGCAGAGacaatatatttttctcccGCCGTTACGAATGTAAAGCGTATTTTGGCTGTCAAGTAAGAAGTATAAATTTTTCACCTAATCAACTATGCAAATCTCagtacaaaaatatatttatttaagCTATTTGCTTTCTGGAGAAGACAATATACATCGGATCTGTTTGTCCTGGATTTGGGGATATATCAACAGCCTGTGAAGACAGAAAAGATAATGTTCGTGTTATGGggcttatctgaaaaatcaaAGAACTATATACCATGCTTTAACTATCAATGAATATGCAAATTTTGGGATGATGTTCAAACTTCAATCCTTGGTATAAACAAGATGGCAGGCTTTATTTATTATTCCATTATTATTTGACTCTGGATACAAGAATAGACAAATGGCATACCTTGGGGGGCTCAAAACCTCCAGCGTAATGGAAATAAGCACCAACTATCCAAGCATGATCAGCATCGCCAGTTGATGTCCAAATAGATATAGCTTTGGTCCAAAAGCAGCGATTCGAAAAACTATATCCAGAGTTAAAACTAAGTGCTTAGAGCCAATTATCATCAAACAAAACTGGTATCCAAAAACTAGTTCTGGTTAAATGACATACACCATGGTAGTAATGCTAGTTCCTACCTCATGATAGCTAACCCAGATGGTTTAAGTACCCGTCGCATCTCCTTGAAAATATCCATTGGTTTTGTCAAGTAGTCTACACTAACCTGAAAGCAAAAAACAAGTTGTTATCAAACTGTCCATGCAGTTAGATACATAACCAAAAGATACTTACTTAAATAGGACCGGATTCATAATAAGATGACTGTACCACGTTGGTTATAACATCAAAAGTGTTGTCATCAAAAGGAAGCTTTGGATTCAGATTGAGGTCTTGCACAACATATTCTGTCAAAACCTATTATCACAACAGAACAACCAAGATTTATTGTAAGAACATAGGATTTGTAAGAATAAGAACTGGTGCATGTTGCAAGACATGTTAATACTAGTACAAAGTCATTTATTGTAAGAAGTATTTAGAATTCTTTGCCCTGACCACATTGTAGAGCAACCAATGAAACTCAATGTTACTGAATTATTTAACAACAATAACAGCTGTCAAGGCTTTGAAGGAAATGAAGATAGTAGATAGTATCCAATCGTTCGCTATTTATCCAGTTAGAGACAAAGACAGTTGAAGGTGCATAGCTCTTATTTTCCTCCTATATATAAACAGCACGGAAGGTTTCATTTTCTGAAGAATTGTTTGTTTTGTAGCAATACAGATAGTGAATACTACCGCAAACAGTCTCAGGTGAATCAAAATACAGCATAACTCACCAAACGAGTCAATTATTGCTCAATCCGTAATGCTGGATTGCTGCTATCAGCTTATCACTGAAAAAATTTAGCAGATCGGATGTAAAAAATAACACTAATTTAGTAGGCATGCAGTAGCATATCCTTTTTCAGCTCATCTTCATTGATGTCCAAATGAATTAAGTGTGGTTCATTTCATAATGGTTGCAACCAAATGTACATACAAAACGACAGTGATTTAGTTAGCGTGAGGTACCGTATTCTTTTTCAGCTCGTCTTCATTCATACCCATCCCTACAACCTTCTCTTGCTTGTACCCGGGTGGATAATGGCTCACCTACATAAGGTGGAGACCGTAAGGAACTTCGGAAGAAGACATCAAGAAGAGAGTGGTATCTTGTGAAAACAAAACCCCTACCCAGCTACTGCACATGTCCAGGATGGCCACGGCTGGAGTGTTGCTTGGAGGAAGAACTTGCGAGTAGTATTTCGTGAGAGCCCTGATTGCTTGGTCATCAATGTGCGTGACAAAACGGGGAGCAGAGTAGAACAGAGTATCTGATGACCTGCCAAGCAACCAGAATGCATCAGAATACATCATCAGCGCAccaggcttttttttttttttgcggggccAGATACTTACTCGTCGAAGCGGCTGAAGTCCTCGGGCTTGAAAGGGAACTCGTCTGGCCACTCCACATTCTTCAATATCTACAGACCGGCGCCAGTAATTAGCTTCAGAAGGCGCAATTTAAACGCAATGCCTCGCCGCGGGTGCCGGCGTGCCGTGCCGCGTCCTATGGCACTAGGATGAAGGCATGAAGCAAGGAACGTACTGTACATGTGACGCATACGAACCTGTTCGACCGGAGAAACCCCCTGCTTTGGCCACGCCGCGGCCACGAACGAGCGGGACGGGACGCCGCCGGAGGCCATACGTGCGAGCTGGTCGACGAAGGCAACGCCgaggccgaggaagacgcgccgcggccgcgcggcCTTCAGTGGCAAGGGAGTGCGGCAGACAcgtggggcggcggcggcggcacgggtgCGAAGCGTTCTAGGGCGAGACCGTTTCAgagcgacgaggaggaggtcagGGCGTGTCGCGAGGGTGGCCATGGAGACGACGGGCAGACACGGCGGCGGTTAGGAGGGGAACGCGACGCCATGTGTTATGGTTGGGGGCGCGCGAGAGAGGGCGTCGTGGCGCCACGCGCGTCGCAGAGGATTGGGATTTCGTTTTTGCTGCCCTTTGGCTGCTATCTGCTGCCATGTGGCCATGTGGCCATGTGGGTCCTGTTTTGTCTGCTTGAGCCTTTCCAGTTTCCAAACATATTCCCATGATCCAATGTCTTTTCAAAACTCAACGGAACAGAGGGCTTGTGTTTGAGCTCCAATTCTATATGGCATCTCGCAAttcccatctttttttttttgaaacggaCGCAATTCCCATCTTGGTACTAAGGAGAATGAACAATAGGGCAGTAGTGGAGGATGAAGTTCAGAGGAGAAGCAATGCATGGGGATGAATGGTTGGAAAGAGGAGCACTGAGAAAGGAATTTCTTTCTCACTGTTCCTCCGGCATTCCTTTCTCACTGTTCCTTCTCTTTCCAACCACTCTGAAAAAATCGTTATAAAAATGTGGTGCAGGCTCGCTTCGAAATAGAAACGGCTGATACGAGATAatggagagaaagagagatcCGTGGACATATGATTGCTGGAAAATCAAGTTTGTGGGCCCATCCACTTAGGTTGCTTCAGTGGAGCGTCCCATTTTTCTCCGATCGCTCCATAGATAAGAACCACTTACTCCCTCTGAATCATAATAATGTAAGTGTCGTATTAGTTCTCAGAAACAGAtaccgaaaaaaaaaatctcagaAACAGAGTTGCATCGAATACGTGCTCTCGCGAAATGCACGAACTTGCCAATTTAATCAAGATTGAAACTACGGCGCGTAATTGCGGATGCACGTCATTTGTCTCGGACATTTGTCGGATCCTTCATCGGTGTGCAGGGTACGGCGAGTCATCGGTGCTCTTTTTAGCCGCTTCTTCGCAGCTTTgctccgtcggcggcggtgaatACAAATGCAGGTGAAGAATATGCCTGCTGATGTACTATTGAACTTCTGCGCCCTTTCTCTCTGAACCGTCCGTGGCTACGAGACAAACCACAAGGGGCGACACAATACCTTTTTTAGTAGCCTTGCTATTTATATATTGACGTGACAGCTGATTAGATCAAAGATCACCATTAGTTTAGTAGCCTAAATGTCTAATGTGTAGCCGTGAACTCCTTTACTAAATTTACCGGGGCTACACATTTTCGACTGTCTTGCGCAAGCTGCGTGTCCGAATACGCTGCGAATTCtagcaagcaaaaaaaaaaaacgccgCATGCAAGACTTCATGCTCAATGCATTATGCATGCCCGGCGAGACAAACTTTTGGTGTTGGTTGTAGAGTCAGCTCAAGCTGTCCAGCACAACTGCACAAGCTTGCATATAACCATCAGAAAGATACCAGTTTCGGCACGGAATCATTTAGGTCCGGAGTCCGGACAAGAACTCTACACAATCGAGCAACAATGGGATGTCAGTCAAAACTTTGTGGCTGCTAATTTATTTTAAGATGGTTTTGTGTGACTGATATAGTACTCGTAGACCATCATTTTCTTTGCACAGCCACAGGTTGTTGTTTTCCTCGGGACACTCACTCTTGCATTTGTTTAAGCACCAAGATCGGTCAGCAAAAGACTTTCTTCCAAGAAATGAGACCAGAATTGCCAAAATACTCCTACGAGACAGATTCTATGATAGCATAATTGCACTTTGCGTCATCTAATCAAGAACAGGTTAATTAACCGGACACCATTGCTTTGGGTGCGTTCATTTTGGTTTTTAGAACCGGTTTTTTCTAAAAACTGCCATCACCTAACTTATTGAAGAAACCGCATCACAAATTTAACTAGACTTCCGAAATAGTTTAGGTCAAACTAGTTTGGTAGCTTAATCATATTTAGGTAGCGGTTTCTCCAAGAAGCTATGGTAGGACAGCTTCTCCCGTGGGCAACTACCTAAAGCTCAGGCCCACCAAGAAAACCTAATAAAGAGATCGATCATTCATACGTGTTTGAAACTTGCAAGGAAGAAAGAAGTGGACCAACGTGACTGATTGGATGATCAGCTGGACCACAGCAGGCACCACGAGCTCCATGATCCTAACAATTCTTATCATAATCATAAGCCGTAGTGGGTATTTCATTCAAACGAGGACATAGAACTTTCAAGGGACGGGGAGGAGAAGCCAAGCAACCCATCACCCCCAAGAATGAATCGAGATTTTTATTACTGCATCATTTAGAGAACTTTTATTTTTACACACACATGAACAGAAGAACACTAATCACTGAGAGCAGTAGGTAGGTTCCAGCTCTCGGCGTCCAATCAGCCAATCGCAAAGAGCCATGTGGAATTTACAGCTCACCCATCTACACAAGAttcttttctcctcatcttatTCTTGATTATGAACATTATCTCGTCCCATCCCCGCCTCCTGCTCTCCCCACCACCGCCGAGGGTACAGGCTCCAGAGCCGAGGGATCACACATCGGACGACCTGTACTTGTACACGTGCAAGCTCGCCTGCGGCGCCACGGCGGCCAGGAAGATCCTGGCCATCGCCTCCTGCGCCACCACCGCCCCGTCCTTCtccaccagcgccgccgccaccacgtcgccggcggggcccCCTCCGGCGGCGACCATCGCAATGATGGCCGTCTGCACAGGTCCCAGTGTCGGGTTGTACGCCGCGGATTCCAGGCAACCCCCCGCGTGCACTCTCCCTTCACCGTCCGCCACC
The Brachypodium distachyon strain Bd21 chromosome 2, Brachypodium_distachyon_v3.0, whole genome shotgun sequence genome window above contains:
- the LOC100845800 gene encoding uncharacterized protein LOC100845800, producing MATLATRPDLLLVALKRSRPRTLRTRAAAAAPRVCRTPLPLKAARPRRVFLGLGVAFVDQLARMASGGVPSRSFVAAAWPKQGVSPVEQILKNVEWPDEFPFKPEDFSRFDESSDTLFYSAPRFVTHIDDQAIRALTKYYSQVLPPSNTPAVAILDMCSSWVSHYPPGYKQEKVVGMGMNEDELKKNTVLTEYVVQDLNLNPKLPFDDNTFDVITNVVSVDYLTKPMDIFKEMRRVLKPSGLAIMSFSNRCFWTKAISIWTSTGDADHAWIVGAYFHYAGGFEPPKAVDISPNPGQTDPMYIVFSRKQIA